One stretch of Brevibacillus laterosporus DNA includes these proteins:
- a CDS encoding HlyD family efflux transporter periplasmic adaptor subunit, producing the protein MRKRIGYVLLCVGLGFSLTACSANKEEQVMSGMLEAEELPIIAEVSGSILSISVAEGATIQKGQILAQIDPRSYELAVLEAEAVVQQATAKLDEAKAGNRSQTVKKGASTVASADANLFLAETRSRQATTNVARVEEQVKQVEQQLSGAKDTLTFEQRRLQESEALFNKGAITKREYDVQKEVANKAKAQVEQLNTQVAMVKTQIATAVEDQAAARAQIATAQAQREGAYADLDLLQEGTTNYTLRNLFAIEKQAKTKLASTQLQREKTKLVAPADGIILRKNVTEGEVAKTGASLFTMMKQNQLKVKVFIPEAEIGKVKVNDQVAIKVDAYPDETFAGRIHTISEKAEFTPRNVQTKNERTKLVFAVTIYAEEGLDRLKPGMPADVLMASVSKEVKKP; encoded by the coding sequence ATGCGCAAACGTATTGGGTATGTTCTCCTATGTGTAGGTCTAGGCTTTTCATTAACAGCTTGCTCTGCAAATAAAGAGGAACAAGTCATGTCAGGGATGTTGGAAGCGGAAGAACTGCCTATCATTGCGGAGGTGAGTGGCAGTATCTTGAGCATTTCAGTAGCAGAGGGCGCTACGATCCAAAAGGGACAAATTTTGGCGCAAATAGATCCGAGAAGCTACGAATTAGCTGTTCTAGAAGCAGAGGCGGTCGTACAGCAAGCTACTGCGAAACTAGATGAAGCAAAAGCAGGAAATCGTAGTCAAACAGTGAAAAAAGGAGCTTCTACAGTTGCCTCCGCAGATGCTAATTTGTTCCTTGCCGAAACTCGCTCAAGACAAGCTACAACGAATGTAGCCCGCGTCGAAGAACAGGTAAAGCAGGTGGAGCAACAATTATCAGGGGCCAAGGATACACTTACTTTTGAACAAAGACGTCTGCAAGAATCGGAAGCACTCTTCAACAAAGGAGCCATCACGAAGCGGGAATATGATGTGCAAAAAGAAGTAGCAAATAAAGCGAAGGCACAGGTAGAGCAGTTGAACACACAAGTGGCTATGGTAAAAACACAAATAGCTACTGCGGTGGAGGACCAGGCTGCGGCTAGAGCGCAGATTGCTACTGCTCAGGCACAGCGAGAGGGTGCTTATGCCGATTTAGATTTACTACAAGAAGGTACTACCAACTATACACTTCGTAACTTGTTTGCAATAGAAAAGCAAGCTAAAACAAAATTAGCGAGTACCCAATTACAGAGAGAGAAAACAAAGCTTGTTGCACCAGCAGATGGCATCATTCTTCGAAAAAATGTGACGGAGGGAGAAGTGGCTAAGACAGGTGCAAGTTTATTTACAATGATGAAACAAAATCAACTAAAGGTAAAAGTGTTTATTCCGGAGGCCGAGATTGGCAAAGTGAAAGTGAATGATCAGGTAGCTATAAAAGTAGACGCGTATCCTGATGAGACTTTTGCAGGGCGAATTCATACAATCTCAGAAAAGGCTGAGTTTACTCCCAGAAATGTGCAAACCAAAAATGAACGTACGAAGCTAGTATTTGCGGTTACTATATACGCTGAGGAAGGGCTGGATCGTTTAAAACCGGGGATGCCAGCAGATGTGCTGATGGCAAGTGTGAGTAAAGAGGTGAAAAAACCATGA
- a CDS encoding ABC transporter ATP-binding protein yields MTPHTFAIHCKQLTKRFKDRVAVNQLSISIKKGSIYGFLGPNGSGKSTTIRMLCGLLTPSSGTGEVLGYDVMTQSEEIKQRIGYMSQRFSLYEDLTVDENLEFYAGIYGIKGDRKKQRKQELIEMAGLAGREKQLAGSLSGGWKQRLALSCALLHEPELLILDEPTAGVDPVSRRIFWEVIHELAEQGITILVTTHYMDEAQTCDWIGFIFFGNLLAQGTPQQLMEELGEDNLEDVFIQLVKQEEDRLAVSSNNEEEARDRR; encoded by the coding sequence ATGACCCCTCATACATTTGCCATTCATTGCAAGCAATTGACCAAGCGGTTTAAAGATCGAGTTGCAGTTAATCAGTTGTCTATCTCCATTAAGAAAGGCTCCATTTATGGATTTTTGGGACCAAACGGATCAGGTAAATCAACGACAATCCGCATGCTGTGCGGTCTGTTAACTCCATCTTCGGGGACAGGGGAGGTTCTTGGTTATGACGTAATGACCCAAAGTGAAGAGATTAAGCAACGGATCGGGTATATGTCACAAAGGTTTAGCTTGTATGAAGATTTAACGGTGGATGAAAATCTAGAATTTTATGCAGGGATTTATGGAATCAAAGGAGACCGAAAAAAACAACGAAAACAAGAACTGATAGAAATGGCGGGATTAGCTGGCAGGGAAAAACAGTTAGCAGGTTCTTTATCGGGTGGTTGGAAACAACGTCTGGCTCTCTCATGTGCATTATTACATGAGCCGGAATTGTTGATATTAGATGAACCTACTGCTGGCGTGGACCCAGTATCGCGGCGGATATTCTGGGAGGTTATCCATGAGTTGGCGGAACAGGGTATTACCATTTTGGTAACCACTCACTATATGGATGAAGCTCAGACATGTGATTGGATTGGATTTATCTTTTTTGGCAACTTACTGGCTCAGGGCACACCACAACAGCTGATGGAGGAGCTAGGTGAAGACAATTTGGAGGATGTGTTTATCCAGCTAGTAAAACAAGAAGAAGATAGGCTAGCAGTTAGTTCTAATAATGAAGAGGAAGCGAGGGATCGTCGATGA
- a CDS encoding ABC transporter permease, with protein sequence MKRFSLNRYWAIVKKEIIQIRRDKASFAIALGMPIMMIFLFGYAMNTDVSHLKTVIWDQSHSAESREIIANLENTEIYQVNSYANSYQELETVIDKGEADVAVVIPPDYANKRDNNEAVSIQMLINGSDPNVARTAYTNAILIVQNKAMNIQEQLLQKQGMGKMELPLQLETRVLFNPNMESIVFNIPGLIGLIMQNVIMILTAFSMVREKERGTMEQLIVTPIQTLELLLGKITPYIFIGLFSFTIVLSLGVFWFGVPVKGSFLLLVCLSLLFLIATLTLGIMISTISKTQLQAMQLSFAFILPSVLLSGFMFPRDTMPLVIQWIGSIVPLTYFLEILRGIFLKGIGLEALWMNVMGLLVFFMLIISIAMLRFRKRMD encoded by the coding sequence ATGAAACGTTTCTCGCTAAACAGATATTGGGCGATCGTAAAAAAAGAAATTATTCAGATTAGGCGAGATAAAGCCAGCTTTGCCATTGCGCTTGGGATGCCTATTATGATGATTTTTCTATTTGGGTATGCGATGAATACTGACGTTTCCCATTTGAAGACTGTCATTTGGGATCAAAGTCATTCAGCAGAAAGCCGTGAAATCATAGCTAACCTAGAGAATACAGAAATCTATCAAGTGAATTCTTATGCTAACAGCTATCAGGAACTGGAAACAGTGATAGACAAAGGTGAAGCCGATGTGGCAGTTGTCATTCCACCAGATTACGCCAATAAACGTGATAACAATGAAGCAGTTTCCATTCAAATGCTAATCAACGGATCTGATCCAAACGTTGCTCGTACAGCGTACACCAATGCCATTCTGATCGTGCAAAATAAAGCGATGAACATTCAGGAGCAACTATTGCAAAAACAGGGTATGGGCAAAATGGAGTTACCACTTCAGTTGGAAACACGAGTCTTGTTTAACCCCAATATGGAGAGTATTGTGTTTAATATTCCAGGTTTAATTGGGCTCATTATGCAAAACGTCATCATGATTTTAACAGCGTTCTCTATGGTCAGGGAAAAAGAACGCGGAACGATGGAGCAATTAATCGTCACTCCGATCCAAACACTGGAACTATTACTAGGCAAAATAACTCCCTACATCTTTATAGGTCTGTTTTCTTTTACGATCGTCTTGTCGTTAGGGGTGTTTTGGTTTGGGGTACCAGTCAAAGGCAGTTTTTTACTTTTAGTCTGTCTCTCTTTGCTATTTTTGATCGCTACACTTACTCTTGGCATCATGATTTCTACCATCTCCAAGACGCAATTGCAGGCGATGCAGCTTTCGTTTGCTTTTATTTTACCTAGTGTGCTGTTATCTGGGTTTATGTTTCCTCGAGATACGATGCCGCTCGTGATACAATGGATTGGATCGATTGTCCCACTAACCTATTTTTTGGAAATATTGAGGGGCATTTTCTTAAAAGGAATTGGCTTAGAAGCATTATGGATGAATGTGATGGGGTTACTCGTATTTTTTATGCTCATTATCAGCATTGCGATGCTACGGTTTCGGAAAAGAATGGATTAA
- a CDS encoding TetR/AcrR family transcriptional regulator, with protein sequence MRRETFLEQQSFDEVLQVFLEENKTDDQMTEKQRSIMQAAVKLFASKGFHASSTAEIAKEAGVAEGTIFRHYKSKKDILIAVVAPIIIKFAKPYIFKDVYKIVGNGAEKPIAELLTELIKNRFELLEMNQKTFRILLQEAFFHEELREVLLQSIVRELKGFAKIAVEQRIATGELRDLPPEIVVRVLIASVASILLFKNTIDPEEYRLHSDEEHIRYTLDILLNGLLPR encoded by the coding sequence ATGAGGAGGGAAACGTTCTTGGAACAACAGTCATTTGATGAGGTATTGCAAGTCTTTTTGGAAGAGAATAAAACGGATGATCAAATGACGGAGAAACAACGCAGCATTATGCAAGCAGCGGTCAAGTTATTTGCCTCCAAAGGTTTTCATGCAAGCTCCACAGCGGAAATCGCCAAAGAAGCAGGAGTAGCGGAAGGCACGATCTTTCGTCATTATAAATCAAAAAAAGATATCTTAATTGCTGTCGTAGCACCGATCATTATCAAGTTTGCTAAACCCTATATTTTTAAAGATGTTTATAAAATAGTGGGGAATGGAGCTGAAAAACCGATTGCCGAATTATTAACGGAGCTCATTAAGAATCGGTTTGAGTTGCTGGAGATGAATCAGAAGACCTTTCGAATTTTGCTTCAGGAAGCTTTTTTTCATGAAGAATTACGTGAGGTTTTGTTGCAATCGATTGTCAGAGAACTAAAAGGTTTTGCTAAAATCGCTGTGGAACAGCGTATTGCTACAGGAGAATTGCGAGATTTACCACCAGAAATCGTGGTGCGCGTTTTAATCGCAAGCGTAGCAAGCATTTTGTTATTTAAGAACACAATTGATCCAGAAGAATATCGTTTGCATAGCGACGAAGAGCATATAAGGTATACGTTAGATATTTTGTTAAACGGGTTGCTTCCACGCTAA
- a CDS encoding DMT family transporter yields the protein MKPIYVALLLFTSFLWSGNFVVGKFLVNHASSMTLTNLRYMIAVVVLIPMVYLAEKRLLPPRRAIVPLILMGATGVVSFNLFMFWALEHTAATNVGLLSTLNPISIAIFSFLLLREKMKFLQIGSMILCFTGVLLVLSKGDWHTLLSLRFNVGDLWMLAAVATWGLYSVAGRWAMRDVSPLMSTLYSGFFGVMMLLPFNLSSFTITNFNAEFIWGILYISVFATVISMVLWNMGVKQLGGTTAGMFLNFNPVFTAILALLLLNEQMTWLQVCGSLIVILGCFLFARFRDTTLSLGKNMPKQDR from the coding sequence ATGAAACCTATATATGTCGCTCTGTTACTTTTCACAAGTTTTCTATGGAGTGGCAATTTTGTAGTGGGTAAATTTTTGGTGAATCATGCTTCATCAATGACCTTAACCAATTTACGCTATATGATTGCCGTGGTCGTATTAATTCCTATGGTGTACCTAGCGGAGAAACGTCTGCTACCTCCTCGGAGAGCTATCGTGCCGCTTATTCTGATGGGAGCAACTGGCGTTGTCTCTTTTAATTTATTTATGTTTTGGGCCTTAGAACACACTGCTGCCACTAATGTAGGCTTACTCTCTACACTTAATCCAATATCAATTGCTATTTTTTCATTTCTTTTATTGCGTGAGAAAATGAAGTTCTTGCAGATAGGCTCTATGATTCTTTGTTTTACAGGTGTGCTACTGGTACTTTCAAAAGGAGATTGGCATACTCTGTTGTCACTTCGCTTTAATGTGGGAGACCTTTGGATGCTAGCAGCTGTTGCTACATGGGGGCTTTATTCCGTGGCAGGTAGATGGGCCATGCGTGATGTCTCTCCATTGATGTCCACTTTGTACTCTGGATTCTTTGGAGTCATGATGCTGTTGCCCTTTAATCTCAGCAGCTTCACTATAACTAATTTTAATGCTGAGTTTATCTGGGGCATATTGTATATCAGTGTTTTTGCAACCGTTATTAGCATGGTGCTATGGAACATGGGGGTTAAACAGCTTGGTGGCACCACTGCGGGGATGTTTCTTAATTTTAATCCAGTTTTTACAGCGATCTTAGCCTTATTGTTGTTAAACGAACAGATGACCTGGCTACAGGTATGCGGAAGCTTGATTGTCATTCTTGGTTGTTTTTTATTCGCTCGCTTTCGAGATACAACTTTGTCTTTGGGAAAAAATATGCCCAAGCAAGATAGATAA